The proteins below are encoded in one region of Homo sapiens chromosome 8, GRCh38.p14 Primary Assembly:
- the MROH6 gene encoding maestro heat-like repeat-containing protein family member 6 isoform X13, with protein MAGGVWGRSRAREAPVGALTLTALTEGIRARQGQPQGPPSAGPQPKSWEVKPEAEPQTQALTAPSEAEPGRGATVPEAGSEPCSLNSALEPAPEGPHQVPQSSWEEGVLADLALYTAACLEEAGFAGTQATVLTLSSALEARGERLEDQVHALVRGLLAQVPSLAEGRPWRAALRVLSALALEHARDVVCALLPRSLPADRVAAELWRSLSRNQRVNGQVLVQLLWALKGASGPEPQALAATRALGEMLAVSGCVGATRGFYPHLLLALVTQLHKLARSPCSPDMPKIWVLSHRGPPHSHASCAVEALKALLTGDGGRMVVTCMEQAGGWRRLVGAHTHLEGVLLLASAMVAHADHHLRGLFADLLPRLRSADDPQRLTAMAFFTGLLQSRPTARLLREEVILERLLTWQGDPEPTVRWLGLLGLGHLALNRRKQVRHVSTLLPALLGALGEGDARLVGAALGALRRLLLRPRAPVRLLSAELGPRLPPLLDDTRDSIRASAVGLLGTLVRRGRGGLRLGLRGPLRKLVLQSLVPLLLRLHDPSRDAAESSEWTLARCDHAFCWGLLEELVTVAHYDSPEALSHLCCRLVQRYPGHVPNFLSQTQGYLRSPQDPLRRAAAVLIGLNEERATGHMRKRLLWELLML; from the exons ATGGCTGGGGGTGTGTGGGGCCGGAGCCGGGCCCGGGAGGCTCCCGTGGGGGCTCTAACCCTGACAGCACTGACTGAAGGAATCCGGGCCAGGCAGGGGCAGCCCCAGGGACCCCCTTCCGCAGGCCCTCAGCCCAAGTCCTGGGAGGTCAAACCTGAGGCTGAGCCACAGACCCAGGCACTCACCGCCCCCTCTGAGGCAGAGCCTGGACGTGGGGCCACCGTCCCTGAAGCTGGCAGCGAGCCCTGCTCCCTCAACAGTGCCCTGGAACCAGCCCCTGAGGGGCCCCACCAG GTTCCCCAGAGTTCCTGGGAGGAGGGAGTTCTTGCCGACCTCGCGTTGTACACGGCTGCCTGCCTGGAGGAGGCTGGCTTTGCAGGGACCCAGGCGACAGTGCTCACCCTGTCCTCAGCCCTGGAGGCCCGGGGCGAGCGGTTGGAGGACCAG GTGCATGCTCTGGTGCGTGGGCTGCTGGCGCAGGTGCCCAGCCTAGCGGAGGGGAGGCCCTGGAGGGCGGCCCTGCGAGTGCTGAGCGCACTGGCCCTGGAGCATGCGCGGGACGTGGTGTGTGCGCTGCTACCCCGCTCTCTGCCCGCCGATCG GGTAGCAGCCGAGCTCTGGCGCAGCCTAAGCCGTAACCAGCGTGTAAATGGGCAGGTGCTGGTGCAACTGCTGTGGGCGCTGAAGGGTGCTTCGGGGCCGGAGCCCCAGGCACTGGCG GCCACACGTGCTCTTGGGGAGATGCTGGCTGTTTCGGGCTGCGTGGGAGCCACGAGGGGCTTCTACCCACATCTGCTGCTTGCGCTGGTCACACAGCTGCACAAGCTGGCCCGCAGCCCGTGCTCCCCCGACATGCCCAAGATTTGGGTTCTGTCCCACCGAGGGCCACCACATAGCCATGCCAG CTGTGCTGTGGAGGCCTTGAAGGCGCTGCTCACCGGGGATGGAGGCCGCATGGTGGTCACGTGCATGGAGCaggcaggaggctggaggaggctggTGGGAGCCCACACCCACCTGGAGGGCGTCCTGCTGCTGGCCAG TgctatggtggcacatgccgacCACCACCTGCGAGGCCTCTTCGCAGACTTGCTCCCTCGGCTTCGCAGCGCGGACGACCCGCAGCGTCTCACGGCTATGGCCTTCTTCACAGGG CTGTTGCAGAGCCGGCCCACCGCACGGCTCCTGCGGGAGGAGGTCATCCTGGAGCGACTCCTCACCTGGCAGGGAGACCCCGAACCCACTGTGCGCTGGTTGGGCCTGCTGGGCCTGGGCCACCTCGCGCTGAATCGCAGGAAG CAGGTGCGGCACGTGAGCACGCTGCTGCCGGCGCTCCTGGGCGCACTGGGCGAAGGCGACGCGCGGCTCGTGGGTGCAGCGCTGGGCGCCCTGAGGAGGCTCCTGCTGCGGCCCCGGGCGCCTGTGCGGCTCCTGAGCGCGGAGCTGGGACCGCGCCTCCCTCCGCTACTGGACGAC ACACGGGACTCAATCCGCGCCTCGGCCGTCGGGCTCCTTGGGACTCTGGTGCGCCGGGGCCGGGGCGGGCTCCGGCTGGGGCTCCGCGGCCCCCTGCGGAAGCTGGTGCTGCAGAGTCTCGTGCCGCTGCTGCTGCGCCTGCATGACCCCAGCAGGGACGCTGCTGAG AGCTCAGAGTGGACCCTGGCCCGCTGTGACCACGCCTTTTGCTGGGGCCTGCTGGAGGAGTTGGTCACCGTGGCCCACTATGACAGCCCCGAGGCCCTGAGCCACCTCTGCTGCCGCCTG GTTCAGCGATACCCAGGCCACGTGCCCAACTTCCTGAGCCAGACCCAGGGCTACCTGCGGAGTCCACAGGACCCCCTGCGCCGGGCAGCCGCCGTGCTTATAG GGCTGAATGAGGAACGCGCCACTGGACACATGAGGAAGAGGCTGCTCTGGGAGCTACTGATGCTGTGA
- the MROH6 gene encoding maestro heat-like repeat-containing protein family member 6 isoform X11 encodes MAGGVWGRSRAREAPVGALTLTALTEGIRARQGQPQGPPSAGPQPKSWEVKPEAEPQTQALTAPSEAEPGRGATVPEAGSEPCSLNSALEPAPEGPHQVPQSSWEEGVLADLALYTAACLEEAGFAGTQATVLTLSSALEARGERLEDQVHALVRGLLAQVPSLAEGRPWRAALRVLSALALEHARDVVCALLPRSLPADRVAAELWRSLSRNQRVNGQVLVQLLWALKGASGPEPQALAATRALGEMLAVSGCVGATRGFYPHLLLALVTQLHKLARSPCSPDMPKIWVLSHRGPPHSHASCAVEALKALLTGDGGRMVVTCMEQAGGWRRLVGAHTHLEGVLLLASAMVAHADHHLRGLFADLLPRLRSADDPQRLTAMAFFTGLLQSRPTARLLREEVILERLLTWQGDPEPTVRWLGLLGLGHLALNRRKQVRHVSTLLPALLGALGEGDARLVGAALGALRRLLLRPRAPVRLLSAELGPRLPPLLDDTRDSIRASAVGLLGTLVRRGRGGLRLGLRGPLRKLVLQSLVPLLLRLHDPSRDAAESSEWTLARCDHAFCWGLLEELVTVAHYDSPEALSHLCCRLVSRGSKVQRYPGHVPNFLSQTQGYLRSPQDPLRRAAAVLIGLNEERATGHMRKRLLWELLML; translated from the exons ATGGCTGGGGGTGTGTGGGGCCGGAGCCGGGCCCGGGAGGCTCCCGTGGGGGCTCTAACCCTGACAGCACTGACTGAAGGAATCCGGGCCAGGCAGGGGCAGCCCCAGGGACCCCCTTCCGCAGGCCCTCAGCCCAAGTCCTGGGAGGTCAAACCTGAGGCTGAGCCACAGACCCAGGCACTCACCGCCCCCTCTGAGGCAGAGCCTGGACGTGGGGCCACCGTCCCTGAAGCTGGCAGCGAGCCCTGCTCCCTCAACAGTGCCCTGGAACCAGCCCCTGAGGGGCCCCACCAG GTTCCCCAGAGTTCCTGGGAGGAGGGAGTTCTTGCCGACCTCGCGTTGTACACGGCTGCCTGCCTGGAGGAGGCTGGCTTTGCAGGGACCCAGGCGACAGTGCTCACCCTGTCCTCAGCCCTGGAGGCCCGGGGCGAGCGGTTGGAGGACCAG GTGCATGCTCTGGTGCGTGGGCTGCTGGCGCAGGTGCCCAGCCTAGCGGAGGGGAGGCCCTGGAGGGCGGCCCTGCGAGTGCTGAGCGCACTGGCCCTGGAGCATGCGCGGGACGTGGTGTGTGCGCTGCTACCCCGCTCTCTGCCCGCCGATCG GGTAGCAGCCGAGCTCTGGCGCAGCCTAAGCCGTAACCAGCGTGTAAATGGGCAGGTGCTGGTGCAACTGCTGTGGGCGCTGAAGGGTGCTTCGGGGCCGGAGCCCCAGGCACTGGCG GCCACACGTGCTCTTGGGGAGATGCTGGCTGTTTCGGGCTGCGTGGGAGCCACGAGGGGCTTCTACCCACATCTGCTGCTTGCGCTGGTCACACAGCTGCACAAGCTGGCCCGCAGCCCGTGCTCCCCCGACATGCCCAAGATTTGGGTTCTGTCCCACCGAGGGCCACCACATAGCCATGCCAG CTGTGCTGTGGAGGCCTTGAAGGCGCTGCTCACCGGGGATGGAGGCCGCATGGTGGTCACGTGCATGGAGCaggcaggaggctggaggaggctggTGGGAGCCCACACCCACCTGGAGGGCGTCCTGCTGCTGGCCAG TgctatggtggcacatgccgacCACCACCTGCGAGGCCTCTTCGCAGACTTGCTCCCTCGGCTTCGCAGCGCGGACGACCCGCAGCGTCTCACGGCTATGGCCTTCTTCACAGGG CTGTTGCAGAGCCGGCCCACCGCACGGCTCCTGCGGGAGGAGGTCATCCTGGAGCGACTCCTCACCTGGCAGGGAGACCCCGAACCCACTGTGCGCTGGTTGGGCCTGCTGGGCCTGGGCCACCTCGCGCTGAATCGCAGGAAG CAGGTGCGGCACGTGAGCACGCTGCTGCCGGCGCTCCTGGGCGCACTGGGCGAAGGCGACGCGCGGCTCGTGGGTGCAGCGCTGGGCGCCCTGAGGAGGCTCCTGCTGCGGCCCCGGGCGCCTGTGCGGCTCCTGAGCGCGGAGCTGGGACCGCGCCTCCCTCCGCTACTGGACGAC ACACGGGACTCAATCCGCGCCTCGGCCGTCGGGCTCCTTGGGACTCTGGTGCGCCGGGGCCGGGGCGGGCTCCGGCTGGGGCTCCGCGGCCCCCTGCGGAAGCTGGTGCTGCAGAGTCTCGTGCCGCTGCTGCTGCGCCTGCATGACCCCAGCAGGGACGCTGCTGAG AGCTCAGAGTGGACCCTGGCCCGCTGTGACCACGCCTTTTGCTGGGGCCTGCTGGAGGAGTTGGTCACCGTGGCCCACTATGACAGCCCCGAGGCCCTGAGCCACCTCTGCTGCCGCCTGGTCAGTAGGGGAAGCAAG GTTCAGCGATACCCAGGCCACGTGCCCAACTTCCTGAGCCAGACCCAGGGCTACCTGCGGAGTCCACAGGACCCCCTGCGCCGGGCAGCCGCCGTGCTTATAG GGCTGAATGAGGAACGCGCCACTGGACACATGAGGAAGAGGCTGCTCTGGGAGCTACTGATGCTGTGA
- the MROH6 gene encoding maestro heat-like repeat-containing protein family member 6 isoform X8, protein MAGGVWGRSRAREAPVGALTLTALTEGIRARQGQPQGPPSAGPQPKSWEVKPEAEPQTQALTAPSEAEPGRGATVPEAGSEPCSLNSALEPAPEGPHQVPQSSWEEGVLADLALYTAACLEEAGFAGTQATVLTLSSALEARGERLEDQVHALVRGLLAQVPSLAEGRPWRAALRVLSALALEHARDVVCALLPRSLPADRVAAELWRSLSRNQRVNGQVLVQLLWALKGASGPEPQALAATRALGEMLAVSGCVGATRGFYPHLLLALVTQLHKLARSPCSPDMPKIWVLSHRGPPHSHASCAVEALKALLTGDGGRMVVTCMEQAGGWRRLVGAHTHLEGVLLLASAMVAHADHHLRGLFADLLPRLRSADDPQRLTAMAFFTGLLQSRPTARLLREEVILERLLTWQGDPEPTVRWLGLLGLGHLALNRRKQVRHVSTLLPALLGALGEGDARLVGAALGALRRLLLRPRAPVRLLSAELGPRLPPLLDDTRDSIRASAVGLLGTLVRRGRGGLRLGLRGPLRKLVLQSLVPLLLRLHDPSRDAAESSEWTLARCDHAFCWGLLEELVTVAHYDSPEALSHLCCRLVSRGSKVQRYPGHVPNFLSQTQGYLRSPQDPLRRAAAVLIGFLVHHASPGCVNQDLLDSLFQGLNEERATGHMRKRLLWELLML, encoded by the exons ATGGCTGGGGGTGTGTGGGGCCGGAGCCGGGCCCGGGAGGCTCCCGTGGGGGCTCTAACCCTGACAGCACTGACTGAAGGAATCCGGGCCAGGCAGGGGCAGCCCCAGGGACCCCCTTCCGCAGGCCCTCAGCCCAAGTCCTGGGAGGTCAAACCTGAGGCTGAGCCACAGACCCAGGCACTCACCGCCCCCTCTGAGGCAGAGCCTGGACGTGGGGCCACCGTCCCTGAAGCTGGCAGCGAGCCCTGCTCCCTCAACAGTGCCCTGGAACCAGCCCCTGAGGGGCCCCACCAG GTTCCCCAGAGTTCCTGGGAGGAGGGAGTTCTTGCCGACCTCGCGTTGTACACGGCTGCCTGCCTGGAGGAGGCTGGCTTTGCAGGGACCCAGGCGACAGTGCTCACCCTGTCCTCAGCCCTGGAGGCCCGGGGCGAGCGGTTGGAGGACCAG GTGCATGCTCTGGTGCGTGGGCTGCTGGCGCAGGTGCCCAGCCTAGCGGAGGGGAGGCCCTGGAGGGCGGCCCTGCGAGTGCTGAGCGCACTGGCCCTGGAGCATGCGCGGGACGTGGTGTGTGCGCTGCTACCCCGCTCTCTGCCCGCCGATCG GGTAGCAGCCGAGCTCTGGCGCAGCCTAAGCCGTAACCAGCGTGTAAATGGGCAGGTGCTGGTGCAACTGCTGTGGGCGCTGAAGGGTGCTTCGGGGCCGGAGCCCCAGGCACTGGCG GCCACACGTGCTCTTGGGGAGATGCTGGCTGTTTCGGGCTGCGTGGGAGCCACGAGGGGCTTCTACCCACATCTGCTGCTTGCGCTGGTCACACAGCTGCACAAGCTGGCCCGCAGCCCGTGCTCCCCCGACATGCCCAAGATTTGGGTTCTGTCCCACCGAGGGCCACCACATAGCCATGCCAG CTGTGCTGTGGAGGCCTTGAAGGCGCTGCTCACCGGGGATGGAGGCCGCATGGTGGTCACGTGCATGGAGCaggcaggaggctggaggaggctggTGGGAGCCCACACCCACCTGGAGGGCGTCCTGCTGCTGGCCAG TgctatggtggcacatgccgacCACCACCTGCGAGGCCTCTTCGCAGACTTGCTCCCTCGGCTTCGCAGCGCGGACGACCCGCAGCGTCTCACGGCTATGGCCTTCTTCACAGGG CTGTTGCAGAGCCGGCCCACCGCACGGCTCCTGCGGGAGGAGGTCATCCTGGAGCGACTCCTCACCTGGCAGGGAGACCCCGAACCCACTGTGCGCTGGTTGGGCCTGCTGGGCCTGGGCCACCTCGCGCTGAATCGCAGGAAG CAGGTGCGGCACGTGAGCACGCTGCTGCCGGCGCTCCTGGGCGCACTGGGCGAAGGCGACGCGCGGCTCGTGGGTGCAGCGCTGGGCGCCCTGAGGAGGCTCCTGCTGCGGCCCCGGGCGCCTGTGCGGCTCCTGAGCGCGGAGCTGGGACCGCGCCTCCCTCCGCTACTGGACGAC ACACGGGACTCAATCCGCGCCTCGGCCGTCGGGCTCCTTGGGACTCTGGTGCGCCGGGGCCGGGGCGGGCTCCGGCTGGGGCTCCGCGGCCCCCTGCGGAAGCTGGTGCTGCAGAGTCTCGTGCCGCTGCTGCTGCGCCTGCATGACCCCAGCAGGGACGCTGCTGAG AGCTCAGAGTGGACCCTGGCCCGCTGTGACCACGCCTTTTGCTGGGGCCTGCTGGAGGAGTTGGTCACCGTGGCCCACTATGACAGCCCCGAGGCCCTGAGCCACCTCTGCTGCCGCCTGGTCAGTAGGGGAAGCAAG GTTCAGCGATACCCAGGCCACGTGCCCAACTTCCTGAGCCAGACCCAGGGCTACCTGCGGAGTCCACAGGACCCCCTGCGCCGGGCAGCCGCCGTGCTTATAG GCTTCCTTGTCCACCACGCCAGCCCCGGCTGTGTCAACCAGGACCTGCTGGACTCCCTGTTCCAGG GGCTGAATGAGGAACGCGCCACTGGACACATGAGGAAGAGGCTGCTCTGGGAGCTACTGATGCTGTGA
- the MROH6 gene encoding maestro heat-like repeat-containing protein family member 6 isoform X1, with the protein MAGGVWGRSRAREAPVGALTLTALTEGIRARQGQPQGPPSAGPQPKSWEVKPEAEPQTQALTAPSEAEPGRGATVPEAGSEPCSLNSALEPAPEGPHQVPQSSWEEGVLADLALYTAACLEEAGFAGTQATVLTLSSALEARGERLEDQVHALVRGLLAQVPSLAEGRPWRAALRVLSALALEHARDVVCALLPRSLPADRVAAELWRSLSRNQRVNGQVLVQLLWALKGASGPEPQALAATRALGEMLAVSGCVGATRGFYPHLLLALVTQLHKLARSPCSPDMPKIWVLSHRGPPHSHASCAVEALKALLTGDGGRMVVTCMEQAGGWRRLVGAHTHLEGVLLLASAMVAHADHHLRGLFADLLPRLRSADDPQRLTAMAFFTGLLQSRPTARLLREEVILERLLTWQGDPEPTVRWLGLLGLGHLALNRRKQVRHVSTLLPALLGALGEGDARLVGAALGALRRLLLRPRAPVRLLSAELGPRLPPLLDDTRDSIRASAVGLLGTLVRRGRGGLRLGLRGPLRKLVLQSLVPLLLRLHDPSRDAAESSEWTLARCDHAFCWGLLEELVTVAHYDSPEALSHLCCRLVSRGSKVTARGYDQQPTCSRVHRGPQPFLLQPNQIGYWWGKSKVSDHATCPGGSPGTPAPGFSSAASSALRISPPVLPLALLSPGSAIPRPRAQLPEPDPGLPAESTGPPAPGSRRAYRLPCPPRQPRLCQPGPAGLPVPGPRATAERPQAGCGRGSARVRSAGLNEERATGHMRKRLLWELLML; encoded by the exons ATGGCTGGGGGTGTGTGGGGCCGGAGCCGGGCCCGGGAGGCTCCCGTGGGGGCTCTAACCCTGACAGCACTGACTGAAGGAATCCGGGCCAGGCAGGGGCAGCCCCAGGGACCCCCTTCCGCAGGCCCTCAGCCCAAGTCCTGGGAGGTCAAACCTGAGGCTGAGCCACAGACCCAGGCACTCACCGCCCCCTCTGAGGCAGAGCCTGGACGTGGGGCCACCGTCCCTGAAGCTGGCAGCGAGCCCTGCTCCCTCAACAGTGCCCTGGAACCAGCCCCTGAGGGGCCCCACCAG GTTCCCCAGAGTTCCTGGGAGGAGGGAGTTCTTGCCGACCTCGCGTTGTACACGGCTGCCTGCCTGGAGGAGGCTGGCTTTGCAGGGACCCAGGCGACAGTGCTCACCCTGTCCTCAGCCCTGGAGGCCCGGGGCGAGCGGTTGGAGGACCAG GTGCATGCTCTGGTGCGTGGGCTGCTGGCGCAGGTGCCCAGCCTAGCGGAGGGGAGGCCCTGGAGGGCGGCCCTGCGAGTGCTGAGCGCACTGGCCCTGGAGCATGCGCGGGACGTGGTGTGTGCGCTGCTACCCCGCTCTCTGCCCGCCGATCG GGTAGCAGCCGAGCTCTGGCGCAGCCTAAGCCGTAACCAGCGTGTAAATGGGCAGGTGCTGGTGCAACTGCTGTGGGCGCTGAAGGGTGCTTCGGGGCCGGAGCCCCAGGCACTGGCG GCCACACGTGCTCTTGGGGAGATGCTGGCTGTTTCGGGCTGCGTGGGAGCCACGAGGGGCTTCTACCCACATCTGCTGCTTGCGCTGGTCACACAGCTGCACAAGCTGGCCCGCAGCCCGTGCTCCCCCGACATGCCCAAGATTTGGGTTCTGTCCCACCGAGGGCCACCACATAGCCATGCCAG CTGTGCTGTGGAGGCCTTGAAGGCGCTGCTCACCGGGGATGGAGGCCGCATGGTGGTCACGTGCATGGAGCaggcaggaggctggaggaggctggTGGGAGCCCACACCCACCTGGAGGGCGTCCTGCTGCTGGCCAG TgctatggtggcacatgccgacCACCACCTGCGAGGCCTCTTCGCAGACTTGCTCCCTCGGCTTCGCAGCGCGGACGACCCGCAGCGTCTCACGGCTATGGCCTTCTTCACAGGG CTGTTGCAGAGCCGGCCCACCGCACGGCTCCTGCGGGAGGAGGTCATCCTGGAGCGACTCCTCACCTGGCAGGGAGACCCCGAACCCACTGTGCGCTGGTTGGGCCTGCTGGGCCTGGGCCACCTCGCGCTGAATCGCAGGAAG CAGGTGCGGCACGTGAGCACGCTGCTGCCGGCGCTCCTGGGCGCACTGGGCGAAGGCGACGCGCGGCTCGTGGGTGCAGCGCTGGGCGCCCTGAGGAGGCTCCTGCTGCGGCCCCGGGCGCCTGTGCGGCTCCTGAGCGCGGAGCTGGGACCGCGCCTCCCTCCGCTACTGGACGAC ACACGGGACTCAATCCGCGCCTCGGCCGTCGGGCTCCTTGGGACTCTGGTGCGCCGGGGCCGGGGCGGGCTCCGGCTGGGGCTCCGCGGCCCCCTGCGGAAGCTGGTGCTGCAGAGTCTCGTGCCGCTGCTGCTGCGCCTGCATGACCCCAGCAGGGACGCTGCTGAG AGCTCAGAGTGGACCCTGGCCCGCTGTGACCACGCCTTTTGCTGGGGCCTGCTGGAGGAGTTGGTCACCGTGGCCCACTATGACAGCCCCGAGGCCCTGAGCCACCTCTGCTGCCGCCTGGTCAGTAGGGGAAGCAAGGTGACCGCAAGGGGGTATGATCAGCAGCCCACTTGTTCCAGGGTTCACCGGGGCCCCCAACCGTTTCTACTGCAGCCAAACCAGATAGGCTACTGGTGGGGCAAGTCCAAGGTCTCCGACCATGCCACCTGCCCTGGGGGCTCCCCTGGAACCCCGGCCCCTGGATTCAGCTCTGCAGCCTCCTCCGCACTCAGGATCAGCCCTCCTGTCCTGCCACTAGCCCTTTTGTCCCCAGGTTCAGCGATACCCAGGCCACGTGCCCAACTTCCTGAGCCAGACCCAGGGCTACCTGCGGAGTCCACAGGACCCCCTGCGCCGGGCAGCCGCCGTGCTTATAG GCTTCCTTGTCCACCACGCCAGCCCCGGCTGTGTCAACCAGGACCTGCTGGACTCCCTGTTCCAGG ACCTAGGGCGACTGCAGAGCGACCCCAAGCCGGCTGTGGCCGCGGCAGCGCACGTGTCCGCTCAGCAG GGCTGAATGAGGAACGCGCCACTGGACACATGAGGAAGAGGCTGCTCTGGGAGCTACTGATGCTGTGA
- the MROH6 gene encoding maestro heat-like repeat-containing protein family member 6 isoform X10, with protein MAGGVWGRSRAREAPVGALTLTALTEGIRARQGQPQGPPSAGPQPKSWEVKPEAEPQTQALTAPSEAEPGRGATVPEAGSEPCSLNSALEPAPEGPHQVPQSSWEEGVLADLALYTAACLEEAGFAGTQATVLTLSSALEARGERLEDQVHALVRGLLAQVPSLAEGRPWRAALRVLSALALEHARDVVCALLPRSLPADRVAAELWRSLSRNQRVNGQVLVQLLWALKGASGPEPQALAATRALGEMLAVSGCVGATRGFYPHLLLALVTQLHKLARSPCSPDMPKIWVLSHRGPPHSHASCAVEALKALLTGDGGRMVVTCMEQAGGWRRLVGAHTHLEGVLLLASAMVAHADHHLRGLFADLLPRLRSADDPQRLTAMAFFTGLLQSRPTARLLREEVILERLLTWQGDPEPTVRWLGLLGLGHLALNRRKVRHVSTLLPALLGALGEGDARLVGAALGALRRLLLRPRAPVRLLSAELGPRLPPLLDDTRDSIRASAVGLLGTLVRRGRGGLRLGLRGPLRKLVLQSLVPLLLRLHDPSRDAAESSEWTLARCDHAFCWGLLEELVTVAHYDSPEALSHLCCRLVQRYPGHVPNFLSQTQGYLRSPQDPLRRAAAVLIGFLVHHASPGCVNQDLLDSLFQGLNEERATGHMRKRLLWELLML; from the exons ATGGCTGGGGGTGTGTGGGGCCGGAGCCGGGCCCGGGAGGCTCCCGTGGGGGCTCTAACCCTGACAGCACTGACTGAAGGAATCCGGGCCAGGCAGGGGCAGCCCCAGGGACCCCCTTCCGCAGGCCCTCAGCCCAAGTCCTGGGAGGTCAAACCTGAGGCTGAGCCACAGACCCAGGCACTCACCGCCCCCTCTGAGGCAGAGCCTGGACGTGGGGCCACCGTCCCTGAAGCTGGCAGCGAGCCCTGCTCCCTCAACAGTGCCCTGGAACCAGCCCCTGAGGGGCCCCACCAG GTTCCCCAGAGTTCCTGGGAGGAGGGAGTTCTTGCCGACCTCGCGTTGTACACGGCTGCCTGCCTGGAGGAGGCTGGCTTTGCAGGGACCCAGGCGACAGTGCTCACCCTGTCCTCAGCCCTGGAGGCCCGGGGCGAGCGGTTGGAGGACCAG GTGCATGCTCTGGTGCGTGGGCTGCTGGCGCAGGTGCCCAGCCTAGCGGAGGGGAGGCCCTGGAGGGCGGCCCTGCGAGTGCTGAGCGCACTGGCCCTGGAGCATGCGCGGGACGTGGTGTGTGCGCTGCTACCCCGCTCTCTGCCCGCCGATCG GGTAGCAGCCGAGCTCTGGCGCAGCCTAAGCCGTAACCAGCGTGTAAATGGGCAGGTGCTGGTGCAACTGCTGTGGGCGCTGAAGGGTGCTTCGGGGCCGGAGCCCCAGGCACTGGCG GCCACACGTGCTCTTGGGGAGATGCTGGCTGTTTCGGGCTGCGTGGGAGCCACGAGGGGCTTCTACCCACATCTGCTGCTTGCGCTGGTCACACAGCTGCACAAGCTGGCCCGCAGCCCGTGCTCCCCCGACATGCCCAAGATTTGGGTTCTGTCCCACCGAGGGCCACCACATAGCCATGCCAG CTGTGCTGTGGAGGCCTTGAAGGCGCTGCTCACCGGGGATGGAGGCCGCATGGTGGTCACGTGCATGGAGCaggcaggaggctggaggaggctggTGGGAGCCCACACCCACCTGGAGGGCGTCCTGCTGCTGGCCAG TgctatggtggcacatgccgacCACCACCTGCGAGGCCTCTTCGCAGACTTGCTCCCTCGGCTTCGCAGCGCGGACGACCCGCAGCGTCTCACGGCTATGGCCTTCTTCACAGGG CTGTTGCAGAGCCGGCCCACCGCACGGCTCCTGCGGGAGGAGGTCATCCTGGAGCGACTCCTCACCTGGCAGGGAGACCCCGAACCCACTGTGCGCTGGTTGGGCCTGCTGGGCCTGGGCCACCTCGCGCTGAATCGCAGGAAG GTGCGGCACGTGAGCACGCTGCTGCCGGCGCTCCTGGGCGCACTGGGCGAAGGCGACGCGCGGCTCGTGGGTGCAGCGCTGGGCGCCCTGAGGAGGCTCCTGCTGCGGCCCCGGGCGCCTGTGCGGCTCCTGAGCGCGGAGCTGGGACCGCGCCTCCCTCCGCTACTGGACGAC ACACGGGACTCAATCCGCGCCTCGGCCGTCGGGCTCCTTGGGACTCTGGTGCGCCGGGGCCGGGGCGGGCTCCGGCTGGGGCTCCGCGGCCCCCTGCGGAAGCTGGTGCTGCAGAGTCTCGTGCCGCTGCTGCTGCGCCTGCATGACCCCAGCAGGGACGCTGCTGAG AGCTCAGAGTGGACCCTGGCCCGCTGTGACCACGCCTTTTGCTGGGGCCTGCTGGAGGAGTTGGTCACCGTGGCCCACTATGACAGCCCCGAGGCCCTGAGCCACCTCTGCTGCCGCCTG GTTCAGCGATACCCAGGCCACGTGCCCAACTTCCTGAGCCAGACCCAGGGCTACCTGCGGAGTCCACAGGACCCCCTGCGCCGGGCAGCCGCCGTGCTTATAG GCTTCCTTGTCCACCACGCCAGCCCCGGCTGTGTCAACCAGGACCTGCTGGACTCCCTGTTCCAGG GGCTGAATGAGGAACGCGCCACTGGACACATGAGGAAGAGGCTGCTCTGGGAGCTACTGATGCTGTGA